The Calditrichota bacterium genome includes a region encoding these proteins:
- a CDS encoding DUF4292 domain-containing protein, whose product MVVLVISGCAGILPTSRPDVNSITIAQIRHRVEQNYLKFQTAKAKAKISLESPQLSFTANSVIRIKMPDSLLIQLSSGLGFGVGAIFIDRNQVEIYNSMENALFEGHPDSMNFRRFLMIDVSFDKLLQAFSGIHLIEQHERELLQTDDGKYLIIGSKKGYTLKYWIHPRRFVVQKYQLLDNDGKVLMEFKYDQFVKSHNVYLPKTVRISQPSQKSRLTIVFTTVDVNAKMQPKDFQMRIPENVERVIL is encoded by the coding sequence ATGGTTGTTTTGGTTATTTCCGGTTGCGCCGGTATTTTGCCCACTTCCAGACCCGACGTCAACAGCATAACTATCGCCCAGATCCGGCATCGCGTGGAGCAGAATTATCTCAAATTTCAGACCGCCAAAGCAAAGGCGAAAATCAGTCTGGAATCCCCACAGTTGAGTTTTACGGCGAATTCCGTGATTCGCATCAAGATGCCGGATTCGTTGCTGATTCAGCTCAGTTCAGGACTGGGATTCGGCGTAGGTGCCATTTTCATTGACCGCAATCAAGTAGAAATTTACAATTCAATGGAAAACGCGCTTTTTGAAGGCCATCCGGATAGCATGAATTTCCGCCGGTTTTTGATGATTGATGTCTCGTTTGATAAATTATTGCAAGCATTTTCCGGCATTCATTTGATTGAACAACACGAACGGGAATTACTGCAAACCGATGATGGCAAATATTTGATCATTGGCAGCAAAAAAGGCTACACGCTGAAATATTGGATTCATCCGCGTCGTTTTGTGGTGCAAAAATATCAGCTTTTGGACAACGACGGCAAGGTACTCATGGAGTTCAAGTACGATCAATTTGTCAAATCCCACAACGTGTATCTGCCAAAAACAGTGCGCATTTCCCAGCCGTCGCAGAAATCGCGACTGACGATCGTGTTCACCACGGTGGACGTGAATGCAAAAATGCAGCCCAAAGATTTTCAGATGCGGATTCCCGAAAACGTTGAACGTGTGATTTTGTAA
- a CDS encoding tetratricopeptide repeat protein: protein MKINRQFLFLFVIGLLFACAAPQRFSHKSEQPSAVKKQPFQPRAAQYFIRGTVAEMLNDSKSALIDFSQALLYDSSSVTIYKSVANQYLELKEVESARRVLEQAEARFHDDIDVHYMLASIYYSMHDLEAAKRQYEKILEIDPTEFDARNYLITLFLSEKNLLQVARQYEILYDMGHDNPDLLIKAGDVYLAEKQFDKAKAVFEKLIQDFPDDERAFLAQAKFALAKKDTSAAMDWYQKGLEKDRNFETCLEELRDIYISRKQWDKAIQLIKSAIVSDSTKIGNYLRLGDLYLQKQDTSQALTIFNKTIDRFPDDFRSHFAVGRIYFQANDWEQAKPYLKKSVELKPDFEFGWIWLGFVHIRLHELEDAEENFRDALEHFPDDARMNYFLGSVLQQRKKSDEAIPYLEKALKIDPQNMDAITALAMIYDEKKIYQKSDSLYDVALQIKPEDPLILNNYSYSLCVRGIRLDEAKKMSEKAVAADSTNGAYLDTLGWIYFQLGNYQMAHKYIERAATLRDSSAEVWEHLGDVYEKLNDPEKAKESWRKALDLEETRTYLIDKIGGK, encoded by the coding sequence ATGAAAATAAATCGTCAGTTCCTTTTTCTGTTTGTGATCGGACTTCTGTTTGCCTGCGCCGCGCCGCAGAGGTTTTCCCATAAAAGCGAGCAACCGTCCGCTGTCAAAAAACAGCCATTTCAGCCCAGGGCTGCTCAGTATTTCATCCGCGGCACCGTTGCGGAAATGCTCAATGATTCAAAATCTGCGCTGATCGATTTCTCACAGGCGCTGTTGTACGATTCCTCGTCAGTGACAATTTACAAAAGCGTCGCGAATCAGTACCTTGAATTAAAAGAAGTCGAGAGCGCGCGCCGCGTGTTGGAGCAGGCAGAAGCGCGTTTTCACGATGACATTGATGTTCATTACATGCTGGCTTCGATTTACTATTCCATGCACGATTTGGAGGCTGCTAAACGTCAGTACGAAAAAATTCTGGAGATTGATCCCACAGAATTTGACGCGCGAAATTATTTGATCACGTTATTTTTGTCGGAGAAAAATCTTTTGCAGGTGGCGCGGCAGTACGAGATACTTTACGACATGGGTCACGACAATCCTGATTTGTTGATCAAGGCCGGTGATGTGTATTTGGCGGAAAAGCAGTTTGACAAAGCGAAAGCGGTTTTTGAAAAACTTATTCAAGATTTTCCTGACGATGAACGTGCCTTTCTGGCGCAGGCAAAATTTGCCCTGGCGAAAAAGGACACGTCTGCTGCAATGGATTGGTATCAGAAAGGTCTGGAAAAGGACAGAAATTTTGAAACCTGTCTGGAAGAATTGCGCGATATTTACATTAGTCGCAAACAATGGGACAAAGCCATTCAACTGATAAAATCTGCAATTGTCAGCGATTCGACGAAAATCGGAAATTACCTTCGTCTGGGAGATTTGTATTTGCAAAAGCAGGATACGTCGCAGGCGTTGACTATTTTCAATAAAACCATTGACAGATTTCCTGATGATTTTCGCAGTCATTTTGCTGTGGGTAGGATTTATTTTCAAGCTAATGACTGGGAGCAGGCAAAACCTTATTTGAAAAAAAGCGTTGAATTAAAGCCTGATTTTGAATTTGGCTGGATCTGGTTAGGGTTTGTGCATATTCGTCTCCATGAACTGGAGGACGCTGAAGAAAATTTCCGTGATGCCCTGGAGCATTTCCCTGACGATGCGCGGATGAACTATTTTTTAGGGTCTGTTTTGCAGCAACGGAAAAAATCGGATGAAGCCATTCCTTATCTGGAAAAAGCGCTGAAAATCGATCCGCAAAACATGGATGCGATCACGGCGCTGGCGATGATTTATGATGAGAAGAAAATTTATCAAAAATCTGATTCTCTGTACGATGTGGCGCTCCAAATTAAACCCGAAGATCCGTTGATTTTAAATAATTACAGCTACAGCCTGTGCGTGCGCGGCATTCGGCTGGATGAGGCGAAAAAAATGTCGGAAAAAGCCGTGGCTGCTGATTCGACAAACGGCGCCTATCTCGACACGCTGGGCTGGATTTATTTTCAGTTGGGAAATTATCAAATGGCGCACAAATACATCGAGCGCGCGGCAACTTTGCGTGATAGTTCGGCTGAAGTGTGGGAGCATCTGGGAGATGTGTACGAAAAATTGAATGATCCGGAAAAAGCAAAAGAGTCGTGGCGCAAAGCATTGGATCTGGAAGAGACGCGGACATATTTGATTGACAAAATCGGAGGTAAATAA